One stretch of Pseudomonas fluorescens Q2-87 DNA includes these proteins:
- the waaA gene encoding lipid IV(A) 3-deoxy-D-manno-octulosonic acid transferase: MNRTLYSALFYLGLPLVAIRLWLRARKAPAYARRIGERFSWGLPSLVPGGIWVHSVSVGESIAAAPMIRALLQRYPQLPITVTCMTPTGSERIQALFADEPRIQHCYLPYDLPCAAKRFLDRARPILAVIMETELWPNHIHQCARRGIPVALANARLSERSARGYARFPKLTRPMLAEMSLFAVQTEAEAERFRQLGARAETVEVTGSIKFDLTIDPQLLESASALRRQWQATERPVWIAASTHEGEDEVVLAAHRRLLDSYPDALLILVPRHPERFDSVYQLCEGQGFATVRRSSAQPVGVQASVLLGDTMGELLFLYALADSAFVGGSLVPNGGHNLLEPAALAKPVLSGPHLFNFLEIAAQLRAAGALQEVEDAESLALAIQRLFELPRDAQRMAEAGLKVMRTNQGALQRLLEGLGRLID; the protein is encoded by the coding sequence ATGAACAGAACTCTCTATAGCGCGTTGTTTTATCTGGGGCTGCCACTGGTAGCGATTCGGCTGTGGCTGCGGGCTCGCAAGGCGCCGGCTTATGCCCGGCGCATCGGCGAACGTTTTTCCTGGGGACTGCCGAGCCTGGTACCGGGCGGGATCTGGGTCCACTCGGTGTCGGTGGGCGAGAGCATTGCCGCCGCGCCGATGATTCGTGCCTTGCTGCAACGGTATCCACAGCTGCCGATCACCGTCACTTGCATGACGCCCACCGGCTCGGAGCGGATCCAGGCGCTGTTCGCCGACGAGCCGCGCATCCAGCATTGTTATCTGCCTTACGATTTGCCTTGCGCCGCCAAGCGTTTCCTCGACCGGGCTCGTCCGATCCTGGCGGTGATCATGGAAACCGAACTGTGGCCCAACCACATCCACCAATGCGCCCGGCGTGGCATTCCCGTGGCCTTGGCCAACGCGCGGCTGTCGGAGCGCTCGGCCCGTGGTTATGCGCGATTCCCCAAACTGACCCGGCCGATGCTCGCCGAGATGAGCCTGTTCGCCGTGCAGACCGAAGCTGAAGCCGAGCGCTTTCGCCAGTTGGGTGCCCGGGCGGAAACCGTCGAGGTCACCGGTTCGATCAAGTTCGACCTGACCATCGACCCGCAATTGCTCGAAAGCGCCAGTGCCTTGCGTCGTCAGTGGCAAGCCACGGAGCGCCCGGTGTGGATCGCCGCCAGCACCCATGAAGGCGAGGACGAAGTGGTGCTGGCTGCCCACCGTCGGCTGCTCGACAGCTATCCCGATGCGTTGCTGATTCTGGTGCCGCGGCACCCCGAGCGCTTCGACTCCGTATACCAGCTCTGTGAGGGGCAAGGTTTCGCCACGGTCCGGCGGTCCAGCGCACAACCGGTCGGTGTCCAGGCTTCGGTATTGCTGGGCGACACCATGGGCGAACTGCTGTTTCTCTACGCCCTGGCCGACAGCGCTTTTGTCGGTGGCAGCCTGGTGCCCAACGGTGGGCACAATTTGCTGGAGCCGGCGGCGCTGGCAAAACCGGTGCTCAGTGGGCCGCACCTGTTCAACTTCCTCGAAATCGCCGCCCAGTTGCGCGCCGCCGGTGCGTTGCAGGAAGTCGAGGATGCCGAAAGCCTGGCCCTGGCGATACAACGCCTGTTCGAACTGCCCCGCGATGCCCAGCGCATGGCCGAGGCGGGCTTGAAGGTGATGCGCACCAATCAGGGGGCGCTGCAGCGCTTGCTGGAGGGGTTGGGGCGGCTGATCGATTGA
- a CDS encoding LysR family transcriptional regulator produces the protein MNVQWNLEQLRLFVGVAEKRSFSAVARDQRKAQSAISSGIALLETDLGVSLFERSSGRQPKLTDAGEALLEEAKEVLRQCERLNGRALALMRGQEASLRLAQDEAMPYQPVIDSLAALAERFPTLEVQLASAAQGDVARKLVERRADLGLLFYHDQIPEALERRVLGSVEMVTVCGRQHPLANHGYVTCLEMARHRQLLMATQSSVYPGSEQASPQVWRADSFYVLAEWLRCGLGWAWLPRHVVQYPAYLGDMVELKSEWTPPALVVELVWRRDEPLGPAARWLAERFAVQLQALG, from the coding sequence ATGAATGTTCAATGGAATCTGGAGCAACTGCGGCTGTTCGTCGGTGTCGCCGAAAAACGTTCGTTTTCGGCCGTCGCCCGGGATCAGCGCAAGGCTCAATCGGCCATCAGCAGCGGTATTGCCTTGTTGGAAACCGATCTGGGTGTAAGCCTGTTCGAGCGCAGCAGCGGCCGTCAGCCCAAGCTCACCGATGCAGGCGAAGCCCTGCTGGAAGAAGCCAAGGAAGTGCTGCGCCAGTGCGAGCGCCTCAACGGTCGCGCCCTGGCCCTGATGCGTGGACAGGAAGCGTCGCTGCGCTTGGCCCAGGACGAAGCCATGCCCTATCAACCCGTGATCGACAGCCTGGCGGCGCTGGCCGAGCGATTCCCCACCCTCGAAGTGCAACTGGCCAGCGCCGCCCAGGGCGATGTGGCGCGCAAACTGGTGGAGCGTCGCGCTGATCTGGGGTTGCTGTTCTATCACGACCAGATTCCCGAGGCGCTGGAGCGCCGGGTGTTGGGCAGCGTCGAGATGGTCACGGTGTGCGGCAGGCAGCATCCGTTGGCAAACCATGGTTATGTGACCTGCCTGGAAATGGCCCGGCACCGGCAGTTGTTAATGGCAACCCAGTCCAGCGTCTATCCCGGCAGTGAGCAGGCCAGCCCGCAGGTCTGGCGGGCCGACAGTTTCTACGTGCTGGCCGAATGGCTTCGGTGTGGCTTGGGCTGGGCCTGGCTGCCGCGGCATGTGGTGCAATACCCGGCGTACCTGGGCGATATGGTCGAGCTCAAGAGCGAATGGACCCCGCCGGCCCTGGTGGTGGAACTGGTCTGGCGCCGCGACGAGCCCCTGGGCCCGGCCGCACGCTGGCTGGCGGAACGTTTTGCGGTGCAGTTGCAGGCGCTCGGTTGA
- the thiC gene encoding phosphomethylpyrimidine synthase ThiC: protein MTTKSKNATNLSDSAQVDEQSVQPFTRSQKIYVQGSRPDIRVPMREISLDVTPTDFGGEINAPVVVYDTSGPYTDPNVSIDVRKGLADVRSPWIEARGDTERLAGLSSNFGQERLADPELTKLRFAHVNNPRRAKPGANVSQMHYARKGIITAEMEYVAIRENMKLEVARAAGLLDQQHAGHSFGASVPKIITPEFVRDEIARGRAIIPANINHTELEPMIIGRNFLVKINGNIGNSALGSSIEEEVAKLTWGIRWGSDTVMDLSTGKHIHETREWIIRNSPVPIGTVPIYQALEKVGGAAEDLTWELFRDTLIEQAEQGVDYFTIHAGVLLRYVPLTAKRVTGIVSRGGSIMAKWCLAHHKENFLYTHFEDICEIMKAYDVSFSLGDGLRPGSIADANDEAQFGELETLGELTKIAWKHDVQCMIEGPGHVPMQLIKENMDKQLECCDEAPFYTLGPLTTDIAPGYDHITSGIGAAMIGWFGCAMLCYVTPKEHLGLPNKDDVKTGIITYKIAAHAADLAKGHPGAQIRDNALSKARFEFRWEDQFNLGLDPDTARSYHDETLPKDSAKVAHFCSMCGPKFCSMKITQEVREYAANQRIETVDVDVAQGLAEQAERFKQEGSQLYKKV from the coding sequence ATGACGACAAAATCAAAAAACGCGACCAACCTCAGTGATTCGGCCCAGGTCGATGAGCAATCGGTTCAGCCCTTTACCCGCTCGCAAAAAATCTATGTCCAGGGCAGCCGCCCGGATATCCGCGTGCCCATGCGCGAAATCAGCCTCGACGTGACGCCTACCGACTTCGGCGGCGAGATCAACGCGCCGGTGGTGGTGTACGACACTTCCGGCCCCTACACCGACCCGAACGTGAGCATCGACGTGCGCAAGGGCCTGGCCGACGTGCGCTCGCCGTGGATCGAAGCCCGTGGCGACACTGAGCGCCTGGCGGGCCTGAGTTCCAATTTCGGCCAGGAGCGCCTGGCCGATCCCGAACTGACCAAGCTGCGTTTCGCCCATGTGAACAACCCGCGGCGTGCCAAGCCGGGCGCCAACGTCAGCCAGATGCATTACGCGCGCAAAGGCATCATCACCGCCGAGATGGAATACGTCGCCATCCGCGAAAACATGAAGCTGGAAGTGGCCCGCGCCGCCGGCCTGCTGGACCAGCAACACGCCGGCCACAGCTTCGGCGCCAGCGTGCCGAAGATCATCACTCCGGAATTCGTGCGTGACGAAATCGCCCGTGGCCGCGCGATCATTCCGGCCAACATCAACCACACCGAACTGGAACCGATGATCATCGGCCGTAACTTCCTGGTGAAGATCAACGGCAACATCGGCAACAGCGCCCTGGGCTCGTCCATCGAAGAAGAAGTGGCGAAACTGACCTGGGGCATCCGCTGGGGCTCGGACACGGTCATGGACCTGTCGACCGGCAAGCATATCCACGAAACCCGCGAGTGGATTATCCGCAACTCGCCGGTACCGATTGGCACCGTGCCGATCTACCAAGCCCTGGAAAAAGTCGGCGGCGCGGCCGAAGACCTGACTTGGGAGCTGTTTCGCGACACGCTGATCGAACAGGCCGAGCAGGGTGTCGACTACTTCACCATCCACGCCGGCGTGCTGCTGCGCTATGTGCCGCTGACCGCCAAGCGCGTCACCGGCATCGTCAGCCGGGGTGGTTCGATCATGGCCAAGTGGTGCCTGGCGCACCATAAGGAAAACTTCCTCTACACCCACTTCGAAGACATCTGCGAAATCATGAAGGCCTACGACGTCAGCTTCTCGCTGGGCGATGGCCTGCGTCCGGGCTCGATTGCCGACGCCAACGACGAAGCGCAGTTCGGTGAGCTGGAAACCCTCGGCGAGCTGACCAAGATCGCCTGGAAGCACGACGTGCAGTGCATGATCGAAGGCCCGGGCCACGTGCCGATGCAGTTGATCAAAGAGAACATGGACAAGCAGCTGGAGTGCTGCGACGAAGCGCCGTTCTACACCCTCGGCCCACTGACCACCGACATCGCGCCGGGCTACGACCACATCACCTCCGGCATCGGTGCGGCGATGATCGGCTGGTTCGGTTGCGCCATGCTTTGCTACGTGACTCCGAAAGAACACTTGGGGCTGCCGAACAAGGATGACGTCAAGACCGGGATCATTACCTACAAGATTGCTGCCCACGCGGCCGACTTGGCCAAAGGTCACCCCGGCGCGCAGATCCGCGACAATGCCTTGAGCAAGGCGCGCTTCGAATTCCGTTGGGAAGACCAGTTCAACCTCGGCCTGGACCCGGATACCGCCCGCTCGTACCACGACGAAACCCTGCCGAAGGACTCGGCCAAGGTCGCGCATTTCTGCTCGATGTGCGGGCCGAAATTCTGCTCGATGAAAATCACCCAGGAAGTGCGCGAGTACGCGGCTAATCAGCGCATTGAAACGGTGGACGTGGACGTCGCCCAGGGTTTGGCGGAGCAGGCTGAGCGGTTCAAGCAGGAAGGTAGCCAGCTTTACAAGAAAGTGTGA
- a CDS encoding DMT family transporter, with product MNAYYYLGIAICAEVIATVSMKAIKGLSTPLPLLLVIAGYGIAFWMLTLVVRTVPVGVAYAVWAGMGIVMVSVAALFIYGQKLDVPAMLGMALIVLGVVVIQLFSKTAGH from the coding sequence ATGAACGCTTACTACTACCTGGGCATCGCAATCTGCGCCGAAGTGATCGCCACCGTTTCGATGAAAGCGATCAAAGGCTTGAGCACACCCCTGCCCTTGCTGCTCGTCATCGCCGGTTATGGCATCGCGTTCTGGATGCTCACCCTGGTGGTGCGCACTGTTCCAGTAGGCGTCGCGTATGCGGTCTGGGCGGGAATGGGAATTGTCATGGTCAGCGTGGCTGCGCTGTTCATCTACGGGCAGAAGCTGGACGTGCCGGCGATGCTGGGGATGGCGTTGATTGTTCTTGGAGTGGTGGTGATCCAGCTGTTTTCCAAGACCGCTGGACACTGA
- a CDS encoding TolC family outer membrane protein — MLRKLSLALAVSCASNGMAWAAEAPLSTKTDLVSVYQEAVDNNADLAAARAQYGAQKEVVPQARAGLLPNISGGADLNNTRTELDQPALTATRSSTVYQATLSQPIFRADRWFQLQAAKSVNEQASLQLSATEQNMILQSAESYFNVLRSQDNLASTKAEEAAFKRQLDQSNERFDVGLSDKTDVLQSQASYDTARANRILAQRQVEDAFEALITLTNRQYNSLQGIVHTLPILAPTPNDAKAWVDTAAKQNLNLLASNYAVDAAEDTLRQRKAGHAPTLDAIAQYKKGDNDGLGFTNPNPTGQRYGGDAEQRTIGLQLSIPIYSGGLTSSQVRESYSQLTQTEQQREGLRRQVVENTRNLHRAVNTDVEQVQARRQSIISNQSAVEATEIGYQVGTRNIVDVLDAQRQLYTSVRNYNNARYDYILDNLRLKQAAGTLSPADLQDLSRYLKPDYNPDRDFLPPDLAQAAAAQLRSRPAQ; from the coding sequence ATGTTGCGCAAACTCTCACTGGCCCTTGCCGTGTCTTGTGCGTCCAATGGAATGGCTTGGGCTGCCGAAGCTCCGTTATCCACCAAAACCGACCTGGTGAGCGTTTATCAGGAGGCCGTGGATAACAACGCCGACCTGGCTGCTGCCCGCGCCCAGTACGGCGCCCAGAAGGAAGTCGTGCCCCAGGCGCGTGCCGGTTTGCTGCCCAATATTTCAGGCGGTGCCGACCTGAACAACACCCGTACCGAGCTCGACCAACCGGCCCTGACCGCCACCCGCAGCTCCACGGTTTACCAGGCCACGTTGTCCCAACCGATTTTCCGCGCCGACCGCTGGTTCCAGCTCCAGGCAGCCAAATCCGTCAACGAACAAGCGTCGCTGCAGCTGTCGGCTACCGAACAGAACATGATCCTGCAAAGCGCCGAGAGTTATTTCAATGTGCTGCGCAGCCAGGACAACCTGGCCTCGACCAAGGCCGAGGAAGCCGCATTCAAGCGCCAGCTCGACCAGTCCAATGAGCGCTTCGACGTAGGCCTGTCGGACAAGACCGACGTGTTGCAGTCCCAGGCCAGCTACGACACCGCACGGGCCAACCGGATCCTCGCCCAGCGCCAGGTGGAGGATGCGTTCGAAGCACTGATCACCCTGACCAACCGTCAGTACAACTCGCTCCAGGGGATTGTCCACACCCTGCCGATCCTGGCGCCGACACCGAACGACGCCAAGGCTTGGGTCGACACGGCAGCCAAGCAGAACCTGAATCTGCTGGCCAGCAACTACGCCGTCGACGCCGCCGAAGACACCCTGCGCCAACGCAAGGCCGGCCATGCACCGACCCTCGATGCGATCGCGCAGTATAAAAAAGGCGACAACGACGGCCTCGGCTTCACCAACCCGAACCCTACCGGGCAGCGCTACGGTGGCGATGCCGAGCAACGCACCATTGGCTTGCAACTGAGTATCCCGATCTACAGCGGCGGATTGACCAGTTCCCAAGTGCGCGAATCCTACTCGCAGCTCACCCAGACCGAACAGCAGCGCGAAGGCCTGCGCCGCCAAGTGGTGGAAAACACCCGCAACCTGCACCGTGCGGTGAACACCGATGTGGAGCAGGTCCAGGCCCGGCGCCAGTCGATCATCTCCAACCAGAGCGCGGTGGAGGCCACGGAAATCGGCTACCAGGTAGGTACCCGCAACATCGTCGATGTGCTCGATGCACAGCGTCAGCTGTACACCTCGGTGCGCAACTACAACAACGCCCGCTACGACTACATCCTCGACAACCTACGCCTCAAGCAGGCCGCCGGCACCCTGAGCCCGGCCGATTTGCAGGATCTGTCGCGCTACCTCAAGCCCGACTACAACCCGGACCGCGACTTCCTCCCGCCGGACCTGGCCCAGGCCGCGGCCGCGCAGTTGCGCTCGCGGCCGGCACAATAA